In the genome of Lathyrus oleraceus cultivar Zhongwan6 chromosome 4, CAAS_Psat_ZW6_1.0, whole genome shotgun sequence, the window cccctaaccatgagagatgttgtgagtgtgtgaaaagcttgcaggtgacgaggcttctgatgtggaaatgtggcAAACTGCCTGAgtcggagagacctgaaactcgattggaaaggaataacacaaattgtgaaagactaggttgcattgtggaaaatgaattcgtgggtgacctttgtttggactcaatacatcacttgaggaaaagaaatgagacaagtttggggttgtgatcagtcaccatttccattgaattcccactgttaatccgacatattttcatcactttggtaagatttatggtTGTTTATAGTTGCTTCAGAGTaatttatcatgttttgttggtttggtatctcattgcatttgattacaagtttatgtcaaaaagatctcttttacgcttcgtttggtagtgttattgttacaggacattgcacaggtttaaaagcattAATAGTGAAGTTATGcatactcagaaaggcaaaaatatgaagagacagcaggtcaacacgggcacccaTGTGCTATAACACAGCCCGTGTTATTGGTCAGGCAAAGcaaaatgggagaagaaaaacagagatcaacactggcacccgtgtggtgacacacgaccgtgttgtttaaaacagtgcattaacacgggcacccgtgtggtggaacacggcccgtgttgttgcctctgtagcttgaTTTGAAGATGCCCATTTTGgagagcacacacgggcacccgtgtgtacacacacggcccgtgttgttgggcGCGGCTTGGAAACCTAaacttttgctttgtgaacctattctgctcattaagggtaatttggaccttttgcttggaggagattcatctgaagctattaAAAGGCTTGGAAGGGAAAGGAGAGAACACTTTTTGACGTATGAAAGAAAACACGGCATTGAGAAGATAACTACTACGGAGGATTCGAAGATAGCGAGATTCAAGGGTTCCGACCATTGAAGATCCaaatctcctagttctttgtaatgtctaattttcatactatgatttcgtttcctactatgagaggctaaaccccctatgttaggggggtggtcctgatttgatcgtatgttatgaatttgaacaaatgatttccttattactatgttacttatttcaattcaattgtgtgatgttattatgcatttgtatcagacaaatacaaattgatctttgactatcaataacaggattgtgattgttagggttttcacacaattaggtttatgattgcatcatctaggactagtaacttttgtaaaccaccgcaaaccttgatattgtttatgattaaaaccaatgattaattgaatggacatttgagtaagaattggtagtttaatagtttcttccttatggacttaaggaagaacattatgaggttaggtaattgaatgtgtcatatgtattaaggaaatcttgactgaattcataactggttaaatcaaccacttccCCTAGCATGCTTTAACTTAATCAATTACATTTTTACTGTCTTTTGTGTTTATCGCTGAAATTCCtaaaacaaccaaaccattatatttttgttctgatagaatcaaagttaaataagcatttcctacgcaatccctgagatcgatacttggaaataaaactccttattactacatcggtaaaaatagtacacttgctatttttccgatcacaTGTCACTACCGACCGCTAGAAAAATAGCCTTTACCTCAAGGGTGAGATAAGAAAAATGACTTGaatgcatttttatcatttataGCTACTCTAGTAATAGTAGCAAGCCGCTTGCAAGTTACTAAAAGACTTATGCATGAACAATTGCAGCAAGACAACTACTGCTACAATGGATATAAAGGGAACGTCTAGGACAACATTTAGATGTCATTGCAATACAAACtcttgaagcttgaaacaaacacTTGAAGCTTGAATTCCTCTTGTACCAACTACTGGTAGTTCAAAATAATAAGACAATTAACCAAAGGGTTCCCACACCTACCCACATACCATGTACAAAGCCTTTGCTCAAAAGGAATCGTTGGTCCATGAGCCCAAATAAATTGGACAGGTCTACCTGAAATAAAAATTAAGTCAGCCCATTTTTTAGTTCCTTTGTCCCACTTACTAAATTTATCATCGGTTTAATCCATTAGGGTTAAATTATGACCAAACTCGCACATTACCTATTTCGTTACTGATTTTTCTAGAATGATCTCTAACTTAGAGATTACCAATTTTTTGCTTAAGCTTTCTAGATCCTTCTCTCATTTAGCAAAAATGACACATACTAAAATGGAATTGAAACTTACACAAAGTGGTTGTAGTATTGGCCACCGCGTTCTCTAGCGATGCCTCATGTCATTTTTCATGTCTACATCGTGGCCTTTAAATACATCCATTTGCACCATCAACCATGATCTCTGGAGATGGGCTCTAAACTTGTCTAACACTATCATAATTGTTGCATGAGTGTCTAACGACGTCCTCGTAGGTTTCTAAGTCTCTCTTTGTTGTCCCTTCCCTTATCTATTTCGGCCTCGTCTTGTTGCCTCTATCTCTTCCCACAGGTTCACTCAAATCATGTTGTTTGGTGGCAATTTTTGCCTTGGAAGGTCCATCGTGAGCAAATCGGCGTCCGGTGGTTGTGTGAGAATAACCAAAATCTATTATATATGCATATCCAAGGCTTGGGATGCAAAAGGAATGTCTTCCAACACGACACATTCAAAGGGTTACACGTTACAACCAAAATATATTATATGTGGTGATGTCGATGACTCTAAAACCCAAACCGTTTATGACTATTGGAAACATAGAGAAAGAATAAACAATAAATAGAGAGAGGCAGTTATATCTAAATGTATTTGATTTCATAATCTCAAAGTTAGTTACATTGATTGTGCAACTAAGTATTTATAGTCAATCCTAACCGCGTTGACTCAGCATAATTAGTTACATCAGTTATATAACTGAGCTAGAACTACTAAGACTCCTCTAATACTCTAATATCTTCCCCTAAAAAATAGGGTCATCTTTGAGCAAGAGAGGACTTGTCTTGAACATAAAACATGTCCTTAAGTTAAAGGAACTTGAGAGGAGACAAAGGTTTGGTGAGAAGAACTGCAACTGACTAAATGAGGGAATATGTTAAACTCTGAGGGTCTTGTTGAGCACCTTTTCCCGGAGGAAGAAAATGTCAAGTTCCATGTGCTTGGTCTTGGAATTCAGGATAGGAAAATGTGTGTCGAATACCATTTTCTTTACGGAACTTTTAGAATTTCTCATTTTGGAATTCTCTAGCATGGTCACTTCTGATGGATGCAATGCTTACAACTTTTTATTTTTAGATAACCTTGGATAATTTTTGAAAAGGTCCAAACACGCCTCTTTTCTGAGATAAGAATAATGGTCAGGTATAGTGAGATTAGTCATCCACATTCACAAGAGCATCGATGTTTCCACCTAAATGTACGATACTAGATGGGCCGAAAAAGGTCCATGTGAAGCAATTGCAAGGGACGATCAGTAGAAAatatatttttagatttaaaatagACCCTTGCTTCCTACCCCATTTAAAGTTCATCATATAATTGCTATTTTCAAAATGTAAGTCTGGCATACCGTTTACAAGATCCTTGTGGACCAACTTGTTTAAGTGATCCATGTAGATGTGAACTTTAAGGGAAGATTTTTAGGTTTTGGCACCATTGATAAGTCCCCTAAATCCAACGATAGAGGAAGTTCTCTTGGTAAAAGGAACTAAGTATAACTTACTTAGTCTAAGTCAAGTATGTGACAAAGGTAAAAATGTAACATTTAACTCTTCTGGTTACAAGGTCATCAAATCTAAATTAAATGAAACTGTGGAAATGCCTGCATAGTGAATTTAAATAAAAGTGATATATGTCTCCTAAGTAATGAGGATGAATCTTGGCTATGGCATATGAGAAAAGTTCACATCCACATGGACCACTTAAACAAGTTGGTCCACAAGAATCTTGTAAACGGTATGCCAGACTTACATTTTGAAAATAGCAattatatgatgaattttaaaCGGGGTAGGAAGCAACCTTTGATCCAAAAGATCGCATCACCGAATCACTTATGAAGCTTCATTCTATCGTAACTTCCACAATTTTCTCCATTTCTGGTTCCACAGTGGAACATATGGTATTTTTTAAATTACTAATATATAATTATTAATGTAATTGTAGTTAGTTTTTGAGTTTCCTGATGAGGATAAGTTGGAGAGTAAGTGAATCTCTTATGCTGGTGAGTGTTGGAGTGAATTTAAGTCACAACTCACACATGATTACATTACGAATCCTAAACCTAATCTTGAGCATCCAACTATGAAATATAATAATATTGAGAATCATATTTGGGATAAGTTTGTCAACTCTCGTAGTTTGCTGATTTCTTGGTTCATAGTAATCTTATTTTGTGAAGAATAATTTTATTATGTTTTTGCTTATTCTTTTTAGATACAACCTTGTAAATTAATATTTTCACAATTTTAATAATAAGTTAAAAAAGTAAATCAGGAATACTAAACAAGGAAAGAATAAATACCCCATAAATTGTCCCGTGGGGGCTACATGAAACTTGATATAGTATTGCTTAATGAAAAAACAACGACAACTAAGAGATGACTTAGTAAGTTGTGATCGTAGCCCATCTCAACCATCACAACATGAGAAGTGGAAGAAGGTCTAATAAAGACCAACTAGAGAGTTCACTTCAGATTCCTTACGTGCAGTCGCTGAGAAGATTGTAAGTAGATTCTTTTGTCAATTAGAATATTAAATGTAGGATTTGTTGTGTGTATAATTTTTTGTGTGAAATTTAAATCGATTTGATAATGATATCTTATTCATGTTGTGTGTAAGATTTGTTGGTTGATATAGTCAGTTAAGGTTCCTTTGTTCCACATGTACGACACGATACATTAGTAGAAGCAATCAGAATAAAGGAGCATAGTAGACATGTACGTGGTGTTGAACAAGGCATTGACCTGATATTATACTTTTGTACATCGATAAAGAGTAAAGATTTGCGAAAGAAAGAGATGAACGAGCTGATTGATACGAAGTTATCACAGGAATGGGAATCTCAACATAAAGAGTTGGATGAGAACTACAATAAGATGTTTGAAGAAAGATTAACATAGGAATATGAATCCCAAAAGAAAGAGTTAGACGATATATATGATAAGAATTTGGAAGAAATATTAGCAAATGAGTGGGAATAACGCAAGAAAGAGTTGGAGAAGCTTTATACGGCATGTTAAAATTGTGTTTTGTGTGTTGCATCTATTTTGTGGTCCTATAACATGACATGTGTGTTACTGTTCTTTTTATGATGCAGAAATTGACATCAGTGAGTGTAACTGTCCAACCGAGTAGAAATAAAGATGATGAATTTTCTGAAAAAATTGTTTTAGGAGGTGTGAGCACAAATGAAAGTTGTTTAGCCGTCTATACGTATATCCAAAATGAAACAACGATTCCTTTAGATGATTCATTAAGAAAATTGGTATGTTTCATCATGGATATTAAAGAACCCATTCCTATTCAATTAGAGCATATGATCAAGATTTAGAGATTTTCTATATTGATCCTAAAGATATAAATGATTTTTTGTTTACAAACGAGTGGATGAACATAACGATACTACAATTGTGGTCTAGTAAGTACAATTTCTATTATAATAAATGTTAGTTTTAAATTTATGTGCATCGATAGTTCTAATATTAAGACTCACttcatatttttttaaattttgtttaacGATTTAGGTACATGCATCAATTTTGTATAGAATCAAATAAATCATATATGTATGGATTCTTACATATCATCACAATTAAGAGATGCATATAACGACTGATATTTAGCATCATTTATTGATTCGTGAGTAATTTTAAAATCGTGGTTTCTCTGTTATATTTAATTTCCATATTTTACCAATTACTAATTATGTTCATGTTTAGTCAGCGGTCATTAGTAATTGATTATTTTATGTCCTAAACAGAATATGGAAATTAGGATATGTTTCTTTGCCAAAACACTTGAAGTAAAGATGAAACATGTAGAGACCCTAGTAATTGATTATTTTTTGGAGGCCATGTGTAGGTTAACTTCAGTTTAAGcatgaaaaaataaatagaaGCCCTATATACACACACTATTTAACCTAACAAATATTTTATGAGTCCCTATTTAACTATAATTTAATCCTGATAAATTTGAGACCATGTGCGATAATCCGTTGGCGCACCAAATATTATATAATAATGGTTGGCTGAGAATCGAACTCATGACCTATTGATATTTCACCACACTTGTTATCACCGTTGTGAAATATGACGCGTTATCTAGATTTTTACTACAATCACTCATCCATAATGAAAAATAGCATATTTACTACCGCACCTTATTTTATAAGAATTTATCACAGGTGAATTTCATATATTGAATTTTACCAATTTTTATTTGGAATAATAATGTTGGTTAATTAAAAGATTAACAATAAGAGATTTAAAATTCTAAGTAAATTTATATATAAAATAAAGAAATTATTGAGAAACAAGTGTCAAGCAATTATTAGTCATCTAGCGGTGCAATCCAATTTGTGTTCGAGAGGCGCTGAAAACATTTCAACTCTTAAACGCAAAAAACATCATACGAAACGCGTCGTTTCACCTTTGTAACCAAATCTCGAAGAAACAGAGTCTCTGTTGTGTCGTCGTCCTCATCATCATTTTCCCTAACCCAAAAAAAAAGAACATAGAAACAATCTCATCGTTAATCCCAATCTATTTATCCAAAGTTTCTAAATCATATATCATCGTAAAATCATTCTCCGTagaaaattatataattattaaACTGAAACTGTTAAATCAAATCCCTGCTACAACCTCGACGATCTTGCGTTTTTCATTTCCCCTTTTTCTTTTGGATTCTGGGTTTGAAAAAAGTTGTGATTTTTGGTTTTAGGTTGTGGGAATTGGGATTTTGATTAAAAAGAGGGAGCAATGAGTAACCAGAAGAAGAGGAATTTTCAGATAGAGGCGTTTAAGCATAGGGTGGTTATGGATCCGAAATATGCAGACAAAACATGGAAGATTCTCGAAGATGCGATTCATGAGATTTACAATCATAACGCTAGTGGTCTCAGTTTTGAAGAACTTTACAGGTTAATCCgttttcctcttttctttttcatGTTTATCATTCATTTGATGAAAATTTTTGGGGATTCattgttttatttattatattaGATGTTTCAGAGTTCATTTGAGGTTTTTGGATTCTTTAAATTTGAATAAGAGAATGATTTTCTGGGTTTCATGTTGAATTTTGTTAGATTCAAGTACTATCTATGAGCATTTGGAATGTTTGTTGAGTTTATGATTGAGCTAGTTATTTTATTGAGTTTCTTTATATAGAATCGGTAAGATACCATAGCAGTTAGGTGGTGCAAAGGAAGCTGCATGTGATGTACCTATTAGGGAAGAATGAGAAGGGAGGTACTGAGATTGTATTTTTCTGTTAGCGATTTGAACTGAGAAGAACCGTCTTTCTCTGTGGAGCAATAACTAGTTTTCCTTGTGTACGAGCCAAGGCTGTTTTGTCACTTTTCAATACAGAATACTGGATTTCAGTTTACGATTTTCCTCTGTGTTCTATCAATTGGTCAGACCTGCCGGATATCGTTTGACATTCAATAATGCTACTTAAGATGACAGACAAAGTGGATTCGTTGGAATCTAAGCTCACTTTGTTGGAGGATTTTGTCAAACTCTTGTTGAATTCTGAAAAGTAGTTGAAACTGACCAAGTTATTAAACCAGCCCTCATCTGATGAGGGGCACAATGAAAGTAGTGGTTGGTATTTTAGGAGGAGGTTCTTTTGTTTCCCATCAGAGGTCACTTGGAGGCGTATCAAATGGCAAGTAAGGTGAAACTGCCTTTGTTTGATGGAACTGGCCCAGTAGGATGAATAACAAGAGCAGAAACTTACTTTGATTTGGAATTTCTCTTGTTTGATGGAACTGGCATGTGATGTACAGACATATATGTCGGGGACGTGAGAAACTCACTACTCCATAAATTCACCTTCTCGGAGAGGAGGGGCTACAGAAGTTTTCAAATGGGGTGTGGCAATTAGAGATTCAGGACATGAGTTTCATATAGGTAGGGCCAATATTGGGCCACAAGTAAATTTGGCATAAAACGCATAAGTAGTGACTATGGTCAATAAGAAGTATCCCATTTCGAGGGAGCTTTTCCATCTAACATTTGCTTGAACTCCTTTGCCAGAAAAGATACCTGGGACAAAACATGGGACTCACATTTGGCAGGAACTGTTCAGACTTCAGGGACTGTATTCAAGATGTCTTCTGCTATCATCCAGAGACCAATGGCTAAAAGGAAGTGGTTAATAGGGGCCTGGAGGCATATTTGAAGGGTTTTTCTTCAAGAACAACCTTAGAGTTGAGATGAATAGCTGTCTTAGGCTGAAGTGTGATATAATACCATGTTTCACTCAGTGATATCCGCCATGGAGGCAATATGGAGGATATACATGGCGGATTTTGGGCTCGGCGTAATGGTAAATATTGACCGATATTGGCCAATATTGGCTCCGCTATAACGGCGCACCAAAGTGGGTATGGCGGGATTTTGGTTCTCCGCCATGGACAACACGTGCTTCTGATACGTGTTTTCAGTATTTTTACAATGTCCACGTGGCTTAATAATTTTAACAGGTGCCTCCTTAAAAACTTTATAGTATAAAAAGAAGTGATCTGTCGGAACTTTCTAGTATAAAAAGAAAAATGGTCTCTTAAAATTTACTTCAGTTAATGGATCCAATCCATTATACTTGTCCTGAAATTCTATTATAGTAGTAGTAAATATTGGCTAGGATGTCCTGTTAAGCCAGTTCGGTTGATAGTTGTACAGAGATATCAGACTGCAGGGACGTGGGTTCGAATCCGTGAGATCCCACTTATTCATCCCTTAAAAGGATGAAATTCAGCCACTAGGCTACTTGACAAAAAAAATATTGGCTAGGATGCTGCTACCATGCTTAGCATTCTGATCTTATACATTCATGTTCAGCTTCCTTTGTGTTTTGCACATAACTTTTCTTTCTTGGTCTTTCAATCTTCTTATGTCCATTACTATTCTTGTTATCTTTCTATCTTCATATGCAATGCAATTAACAAGATGAATAATTAGAGCTGACTCTATTTCCCAAGTGGAAATGTGTCAACGTTAATTCTAATTATATTTTCAACAAAACCAGTTAAAATTGCTCCGAAAGCAATTTTTCTGAATATTATGTTTTTTAATTGATTCCATGGATGTCAATTCATCTATGTGGCTGATTCATTCAATGTCACAAAGCTTGGTTGTTGCTGTTGGATTTTTCAATAACAGATTTGTAAACTTTAATCGGATTTCGATATGTTGAATTTTTCTGCCAAGTTTTCTTTATTACCTCTCCTTGATTTGTCATATATTTCTCGAACTTATGAATTTTTTTGCCATTTAGGATAAATTTGGTATGTGAAGTTTCATTTTGGACATTTACACGTGTAGGATCTTAATTGTGCTTAACTTCATTTTATTTCTACGAGAGATAGATCTTATGTGTCTAACTACTCCCCTTCTGTCTATTTGTGGATTCAGAAATGCATACAATATGGTGCTTCACAAGTTTGGTGAGAGGCTATACTCAGGATTGGTTGCAACCATGACCGCGCATCTGAAAGATATAGCTCAATCGATTGAAGCCGCTCAAGGAGGTTCTTTTCTAGAAGAATTGAACAGGAAATGGAATGATCATAATAAGGCATTACAAATGATTAGAGATATACTGATGTACATGGACAGGACTTACATTCCAAGCGCCCGCAAGACTCCTGTTCATGAACTCGGGCTGAATCTGTGGAGAGAAAATGTCATTTATTCCAGCCAGATCAGGACTCGGCTACTGAACACACTTCTGGAATTAGTACATGGTGAACGCACTGGTGAAGTTATTGATAGAGGAATAATGAGAAATATAACAAAAATGCTAATGGATTTAGGTCCTTCTGTTTATGGACAAGAATTTGAGACTCATTTTCTTAAAGTTTCAGCTGAGTTTTACCAGGTAGAATCCCAGAGATTCATTGAGTGTTGTGATTGTGGTGACTATCTCAAGAAAGCTGAGAGGCGTCTGAATGAGGAAATGGATAGAGTTAGCCATTACTTGGATCCTGAGACTGAAAAGAAGATTAATAATGTAGTAGAGAAGGAGATGATTGAAAATCACATGCTTAGGTTAATCCACATGGAGAATTCTGGCTTAGTTAACATGCTTTGTGATGATAAATATGAAGATTTGGGTAGGATGTATAACTTGTTCCGCCGTGTTACTGATGGTCTTTCAAAAATACGAGAAGTGATGACTTCACACATAAGGGAGTCTGGTAAACAGCTTGTTACTGATCCTGAAAGGTTGAAGGATCCGGTCGAGTTTGTGCAGAGGCTCTTGGATGAGAAAGACAAGTACGACAAGATTATAAACCTGCCATTCAACAATGACAAGTCTTTCCAGAATgctttgaattcctcatttgAATATTTCATCAACTTGAACCCTCGTTCTCCGGAGTTCATTTCACTATTTGTAGATGATAAACTTCGTAAGGGTCTGAAAGGGGTCAACGAGGATGATGTAGAGGTTACACTTGACAAGGTGATGATGCTATTCCGATACTTGCAAGaaaaagatgtttttgaaaagtATTACAAACAGCATCTGGCGAAGAGGCTTTTGTCTGGAAAAACTGTTTCTGATGATGCCGAGAGAAGTCTCATTGTTAAGCTCAAAACTGAATGTGGTTATCAATTTACTTCTAAATTAGAAGGGATGTTTACCGATATGAAAACCTCTCAGGACACAATGCAGGGCTTTTATGCTAGCCACCCTGACTTAGGCGACGGTCCTACACTTACTGTCCAGGTTCTTACTACAGGGTCTTGGCCAACTCAGTCTAGTGTTACATGCAACCTGCCAGCTGAAATATCTGCTCTTTGCGAGAAGTTCCGGTCATATTACCTCGGCACGCATACTGGCAGGAGATTGTCGTGGCAAACTAACATGGGCTTTGCAGATTTAAAAGCAACCTTTGGGAAGGGTCAGAAGCATGAGTTAAATGTCTCTACCTACCAAATGTGTGTCCTCATGCTTTTTAACAATGCGGATAAACTCAGCTACAAGGAGATTGAGCAAGCAACCGAGATTCCTGCTTCCGATCTTAAGAGATGCCTGCAATCATTGGCTTTAGTTAAGGGAAGAAATGTCCTTAGAAAGGAGCCGATGAGTAAAGATGTTGTTGAGGATGATGCTTTCTTTGTTAATGACAAGTTCAGTAGTAAACTATACAAGGTTAAAATAGGAACTGTAGTTGCACAAAAGGAATCCGAACCGGAGAAACAGGAAACTCGGCAGCGAGTGGAGGAGGACAGGAAGCCTCAGATTGAAGCTGCGATAGTAAGGATCATGAAATCTAGGAAGCAACTTGATCATAACAACCTTATAGCTGAAGTCACAAAGCAGTTGCTGTCGCGTTTCCTGGCGAATCCAACGGAGGTCAAGAAACGGATTGAGTCTCTCATAGAACGAGACTTTTTGGAGAGGGATGATAACGACAGAAAGATGTATCGGTATCTTGCTTAAATTGGTAAAAACTTGTTTGTTTCAGTAATCACAGTGATGCAGGTGTTGTATCATAATGAACCAAGTGAAAATTTGCCTTTTAAGTAGCTCCATTGATTTCAATGTATATTGATTtgtttcctatttgttgttgTGATATTTCATCTAATGTTTTGAATCACAAAGGAAAATTATTATTTTCAAGTCCAGTTATTTGAAATCTTTCGCTCCAAAATATTGTTGGACTATTTGGTTGAAATTACACTGCAAATGGGATAAGGGGGTTACTTAAGGCAATTTATGGATTACTATCACGGGTAAAAATATAATATTAGAATTTATGAAGATACCTAAAAATATACTTCCATAAATTTTTAAAGCCACGTTTTGTCATTGCATGTAGATATCAATTTAGTCTTTTATTCAAATTAATCTAGTCATTGTTACACCAACAAAAAACTGAATTAATGGAGGGAGTAAGAAATAATCATTTTGTGGTCATAAAGCCATTTTCAACTTTTCAAAAGAATATGTTCATTCTCCTTTGTTTGAGAAAGGTATATATATGCAAATAAAATTGTATTTCTCTATTTGATCTTTCAAGCATTGGAAAAATAATGTGAACAAACAAAACCAATAAAGGGGGTATTGAATGTTTTCAAAAGTATACTTCAGAATTTATTTCGGGAGTATATTTGTAGTTGTaattaagctattgattaacttaattcgtaaagcaagagtcgccaccgcgtttttattaTTTTCTAAGGAAAaaaaaaagtacgaacaaaattcagagaaattttaaaacaaaactaataaaaggaGATAAGGGTTCGGGGATTGGTTATGCAAAGAGAATGTATTAGTATCCTAAACATCTATAatactctataggaacctctttgaaaatctATACATTTTGGCTTAAAATGATATTGTTTGTAAAAGATTGAAGTgataagaaaaaaaatattttttctaaTTTTGTGTTTGCCTAAGACTTCTTGAGTCTCATGCTTACGTACCAATAAAgtgaaatggaggatcaaaacctcgtaattcgtggtaAAAATCAAAATCTCGTAATTCGTGGTAAAAATGACAAAGATGttttttttttattcattttttttaaaataaaaatatattttatcattttaaggagaatattcaactagtcacccacaagtatgagaactttgcattatcacagagaagggctccaacttggataaagatcaacaagtatgccactagctctcttgGATGGAAAAAAATTATCATCAATattatggggataggagaattacaTCTTAACTATGGAAATGAttcatgtctaaactttgagaaaaaagttttaaaagaaaaaaatacaCAAAGGAGCACAAAATAGTCCGAATTGTAAGATAATGGAATGCGTTTGCCTTTTCATTAATCTGAATAGGGTATATATACAACAATGTGTAACGTTTGGTCAACTATGTAATTATGATACAATCCTAATTATAGGAAATTATTTATGACTAATAATAATCAAATATTCTATTCTATCACACCCCCACAGTCGAAGCGGGAGGTTCACGGACGCTTAGACTGGTCCGAAAATCATCAAAGAGAATGCGAGGAAGTCCTTTGGTGAAGATGTCTGCAATCTGATGTCTGGATGGGACATGAAGGACGCGAGCCTGACCACACGCGACCTTTTCCCGAACAAAATGAATGTccatctcaatatgcttagtgcGCTGATGCTGCACAGGATTACCAGATAGATAGATGACACTAACATTGTCACAATACACCAAAGTGGCCTGAGGAATAGGAAAATGGAGTTCTAGGAGAAGATTGCGAATCCAACACGATTCTGAGACAACATTGGCAACTCCCCTATATTCGGCTTCAGCACTAGAACGGGAGAGAGTAGGTTGTCTTTTTGAAGACCAAGAAATAAGGTTGTCCCCTAGAAAAACACAGTAACCAGATGTAGACCGTCTGGTGTCAGGACATCCACCCCAAT includes:
- the LOC127075256 gene encoding cullin-3A, which translates into the protein MSNQKKRNFQIEAFKHRVVMDPKYADKTWKILEDAIHEIYNHNASGLSFEELYRNAYNMVLHKFGERLYSGLVATMTAHLKDIAQSIEAAQGGSFLEELNRKWNDHNKALQMIRDILMYMDRTYIPSARKTPVHELGLNLWRENVIYSSQIRTRLLNTLLELVHGERTGEVIDRGIMRNITKMLMDLGPSVYGQEFETHFLKVSAEFYQVESQRFIECCDCGDYLKKAERRLNEEMDRVSHYLDPETEKKINNVVEKEMIENHMLRLIHMENSGLVNMLCDDKYEDLGRMYNLFRRVTDGLSKIREVMTSHIRESGKQLVTDPERLKDPVEFVQRLLDEKDKYDKIINLPFNNDKSFQNALNSSFEYFINLNPRSPEFISLFVDDKLRKGLKGVNEDDVEVTLDKVMMLFRYLQEKDVFEKYYKQHLAKRLLSGKTVSDDAERSLIVKLKTECGYQFTSKLEGMFTDMKTSQDTMQGFYASHPDLGDGPTLTVQVLTTGSWPTQSSVTCNLPAEISALCEKFRSYYLGTHTGRRLSWQTNMGFADLKATFGKGQKHELNVSTYQMCVLMLFNNADKLSYKEIEQATEIPASDLKRCLQSLALVKGRNVLRKEPMSKDVVEDDAFFVNDKFSSKLYKVKIGTVVAQKESEPEKQETRQRVEEDRKPQIEAAIVRIMKSRKQLDHNNLIAEVTKQLLSRFLANPTEVKKRIESLIERDFLERDDNDRKMYRYLA